From the genome of Staphylococcus haemolyticus, one region includes:
- a CDS encoding penicillin-binding protein, which yields MAKRKIKIRKNKLGAVLLVGIFGLLFFILVLRYSYIMITGHSDGQDLVMRANEKYLVQNNEQAERGKIYDRNGKILAEDVERYKVVAVVDKSAGKSGDKPRYVEDKKKTAKELSKIIDMKPEEIEKQLNQKKAFQVEFGQKGTNLTYQDKQKLEKMDLPGITLYPETERFYPNGNFASHLIGMAQKNPDTGELKGALGVEKIFDSYLSGTKGALSYIQDIWGYIAPNTKNEKSPKRGDDVHLTIDSNIQVFVEEALDDMVKRYQPKDLFAVVMDAKTGEILAFSQRPTFNPETGEDFGKKWANDLYQNTYEPGSTFKSFGLAAAIQEGKFNPKKKYESGHRDIMGSRISDWNKTGWGEIPMSLGFTYSSNTLMMHLQDLVGADKMKSWYERFGFSKPTGGLFDGEAEGNIAWSNELQQKTSAFGQSTTVTPVQMIQAQSAFFNKGNMLKPWFVDSIKNPISKKTFYQGEKEIAGKPITASTASKVETELDKVVNSKKSHAMNYRVDGYDIEGKTGTAQVADEKSGGYVKGENPYFVSFIGDAPKKNPKVIVYAGMSLAQKNDQEAYEMGVSKAFKPIMENTLKYLNVGSKKDETKSAQYSKVPNVTGQSTDKAKESLKSEDLQATVIGNGDNVKSQSIKANKKLLPNSKVLLLTDGDITMPNMKGWTKDDVLAFQELTGINVTTKGSGYVTKQSVNNGTTLKDNSKVEIELSPEDPDDTSTNTNDNETASNDSSNKDKASSSSDDKEKDNKNDTSSSSEQEQQTNNSQDSNE from the coding sequence ATGGCGAAGCGAAAAATTAAAATTAGAAAAAATAAATTAGGAGCAGTCCTCCTTGTTGGTATATTCGGACTGCTCTTTTTTATATTGGTTTTAAGATATTCATATATTATGATCACAGGGCATTCTGATGGACAAGATTTAGTAATGCGAGCGAATGAAAAATATTTAGTTCAAAACAATGAACAAGCTGAACGAGGCAAGATTTATGATAGAAACGGTAAAATTCTTGCCGAAGATGTCGAAAGATATAAAGTTGTAGCGGTAGTCGATAAAAGCGCAGGTAAAAGTGGAGACAAACCTCGCTATGTAGAGGATAAAAAGAAGACAGCTAAAGAACTTTCTAAAATTATAGACATGAAACCGGAAGAAATTGAAAAACAACTTAATCAGAAAAAAGCTTTCCAAGTGGAATTTGGTCAAAAAGGAACTAATTTAACTTATCAAGATAAACAAAAACTGGAAAAAATGGACTTACCAGGTATTACATTATATCCAGAAACTGAACGCTTTTATCCAAATGGTAATTTTGCGTCTCACTTAATAGGAATGGCACAAAAAAATCCAGATACAGGCGAATTAAAAGGTGCACTTGGTGTTGAAAAAATCTTTGATAGTTATTTAAGTGGAACTAAAGGTGCATTATCTTATATACAAGATATTTGGGGATATATTGCTCCAAATACTAAAAATGAAAAATCACCTAAACGTGGTGATGATGTTCATTTAACAATTGATTCAAATATTCAAGTATTCGTTGAGGAAGCATTGGATGATATGGTTAAGAGGTATCAACCAAAAGATTTATTTGCTGTTGTCATGGATGCTAAAACAGGTGAAATCTTAGCATTCAGTCAACGTCCTACGTTTAATCCTGAGACAGGTGAAGATTTCGGGAAAAAATGGGCGAATGATTTATATCAAAATACGTATGAACCAGGTTCTACTTTTAAATCATTTGGTTTAGCGGCAGCTATACAGGAAGGTAAGTTTAATCCTAAGAAAAAATATGAGTCTGGACATCGTGATATCATGGGTTCTAGAATTTCCGACTGGAATAAAACTGGTTGGGGCGAAATTCCAATGTCATTAGGCTTTACTTATTCTTCAAATACACTGATGATGCACTTACAAGACTTAGTAGGTGCTGACAAAATGAAATCATGGTACGAAAGATTTGGCTTTAGTAAACCAACTGGTGGTCTATTTGATGGCGAAGCAGAAGGTAATATCGCTTGGTCGAATGAATTGCAACAAAAAACGTCAGCATTCGGGCAATCTACAACTGTTACGCCGGTACAAATGATTCAGGCACAATCTGCCTTTTTTAATAAAGGGAATATGCTTAAACCGTGGTTTGTGGATAGTATTAAAAATCCAATTTCCAAAAAGACGTTCTATCAAGGCGAAAAAGAAATTGCTGGCAAACCAATTACTGCTTCTACCGCAAGTAAAGTGGAAACAGAATTAGATAAAGTAGTTAATAGTAAGAAGAGTCATGCGATGAATTATAGAGTAGATGGTTATGATATTGAAGGTAAGACAGGTACTGCCCAAGTGGCGGATGAAAAGAGCGGCGGATATGTTAAGGGTGAAAATCCATACTTTGTAAGTTTCATTGGTGATGCGCCTAAGAAAAATCCCAAAGTTATTGTTTATGCCGGTATGAGCTTAGCTCAAAAGAATGATCAAGAAGCTTATGAAATGGGTGTAAGTAAGGCTTTTAAACCAATTATGGAAAATACACTTAAATATTTAAATGTAGGTTCTAAAAAAGATGAAACAAAATCTGCACAATATTCAAAAGTACCAAATGTAACTGGACAATCTACTGATAAAGCAAAGGAAAGTTTGAAATCTGAAGATTTACAAGCAACAGTTATTGGTAATGGAGATAACGTCAAATCTCAATCCATTAAAGCAAATAAAAAATTATTGCCTAATAGTAAGGTGCTCTTATTAACTGATGGTGATATTACAATGCCAAATATGAAAGGTTGGACAAAAGATGATGTACTTGCCTTCCAAGAATTAACTGGCATTAACGTTACAACTAAAGGTAGTGGCTATGTAACAAAACAATCGGTTAACAATGGAACCACATTAAAAGACAATAGTAAGGTTGAAATTGAATTATCTCCAGAAGATCCTGACGATACATCGACGAATACGAATGACAATGAGACAGCATCAAATGACTCTTCTAATAAAGATAAAGCTAGTTCTTCTTCAGACGATAAGGAAAAAGACAATAAGAATGATACTTCTAGCTCTTCTGAACAAGAACAACAGACAAACAATAGTCAAGATTCTAACGAGTAA
- the murD gene encoding UDP-N-acetylmuramoyl-L-alanine--D-glutamate ligase has protein sequence MLNYTGLENKDVLVVGLAKSGYEAAKLLIKLGANVTVNDGKDLSQDPHAKDLEALGVKIVDGGHPLSLLDNEPIIVKNPGIPYTVSIIQEAYQRHLKILTEVELSYLISEAPIIAITGTNGKTTTSSLIGDMFKKSRLTGRLSGNIGYVASKVAQETSPNEYLITELSSFQLLGVEQYRPHIAIITNIYSAHLDYHETLENYQNAKKQIYKNQTENDYLICNYHQRHLIESENLKAKTLYFSTQQEVDGIYIKDGFIVYQGIRIINIDDLVLPGEHNLENILAAVLASILAGVPIKAIIDSLTTFSGIDHRLQYIGTNRTNKYYNDSKATNTLATQFALNSFKQPIVWLCGGLDRGNDFDELIPYMKNVRVMVVFGQTQEKFAKLGNSQGKLVVKATDIEDAVKKVQDVVEPNDVVLLSPACASWDQYKTFEERGERFIESFRAHLPSY, from the coding sequence ATGCTCAATTATACAGGATTAGAAAATAAAGATGTTCTTGTAGTAGGACTAGCCAAAAGCGGATATGAAGCAGCTAAGTTATTAATCAAATTAGGTGCCAATGTGACTGTAAATGATGGTAAAGACTTGTCACAAGATCCTCATGCCAAGGATTTAGAGGCGTTAGGAGTTAAAATAGTTGATGGTGGACATCCTTTATCATTATTAGATAATGAGCCAATTATAGTAAAAAATCCTGGTATTCCTTATACAGTTTCTATAATTCAAGAAGCATATCAGCGACATTTAAAAATATTAACTGAAGTAGAATTAAGTTATTTAATATCAGAAGCACCGATTATAGCTATAACTGGAACTAATGGTAAAACAACTACGAGTTCTTTAATTGGCGATATGTTTAAGAAAAGTAGATTGACTGGTAGACTCTCTGGAAATATAGGTTATGTAGCATCTAAAGTAGCACAAGAAACATCACCTAATGAATATCTAATAACTGAATTATCTTCATTCCAATTACTAGGTGTAGAGCAATATCGTCCGCATATTGCGATTATCACAAATATATATTCTGCTCATCTAGATTATCACGAAACGCTTGAAAACTACCAAAATGCAAAGAAACAGATTTACAAAAATCAAACAGAAAATGATTACCTAATATGTAATTATCATCAAAGACATTTAATTGAGTCTGAAAATTTGAAAGCTAAAACATTGTATTTCTCTACTCAACAAGAAGTAGACGGTATTTATATTAAAGATGGGTTTATTGTTTACCAAGGAATAAGAATCATTAATATAGATGATTTAGTATTACCTGGGGAACATAATTTAGAAAATATTCTAGCTGCAGTGTTAGCTTCAATCTTAGCTGGTGTTCCAATAAAAGCAATTATAGATAGTTTAACGACATTCTCTGGTATAGATCACAGATTACAATATATAGGTACAAATCGCACTAACAAGTATTACAATGATTCTAAAGCTACAAACACACTTGCTACACAATTTGCATTAAATTCATTCAAGCAACCAATCGTTTGGTTATGTGGTGGTTTAGATCGTGGTAATGATTTCGATGAATTAATACCTTATATGAAGAATGTACGTGTCATGGTTGTTTTTGGTCAAACTCAAGAAAAATTTGCTAAGCTTGGCAATAGTCAAGGTAAGTTAGTGGTGAAAGCTACAGATATTGAAGACGCTGTTAAAAAGGTACAAGATGTAGTCGAACCGAATGACGTTGTCTTACTATCACCTGCATGTGCAAGTTGGGATCAATATAAAACATTTGAAGAACGTGGAGAAAGATTTATAGAAAGTTTCCGTGCCCACTTACCATCTTATTAA
- the ftsA gene encoding cell division protein FtsA has product MEEHYYVSIDIGSSSVKTIVGEKFHNGINVIGTGQTYTSGIKNGLIDDFDIAKQAVKDTIKKASIASGVDIKEVFLKLPIIGTEVYDEANEIDFYEDTEINGTHIEEVLEGIRQKNDVADTDVIDVFPIRFIVDGDNEVSDPKELIARHSLRVEAGVIAIHKSILINMIKCVESCGVDVLDVYSDAYNYGSILTATEKELGACVIDIGEDLTQIAFYERGELVDADSIELAGRDITDDIAEELNTTYETAEKIKHQYGHAYANSASDQDVFSVDQVDSDELVEYTQKDLSAVIERTMQDIFDEVFDVLVDLGLTRVNGGFIVTGGSSNLLGVKELLNTMVNEKIRVHTPSQMGIRKPEFTSAISTISSSITFDELLDYVTMSYQDNDEFEEEVIEDNEREHTSKSGGFDWFKRKSNKNENTYEEDYNEPHERTDKVDDDDKYDSNESHHDTTEHYDDQEQPQKEEGKFKKLMKSLFE; this is encoded by the coding sequence ATGGAGGAACATTACTATGTAAGCATAGATATTGGTTCATCAAGTGTAAAAACAATAGTAGGCGAAAAATTTCACAATGGAATAAATGTGATAGGTACAGGACAAACCTACACTAGCGGTATCAAGAACGGATTAATTGATGATTTCGACATTGCTAAACAAGCAGTTAAAGATACAATTAAAAAAGCTTCTATCGCATCAGGTGTAGACATTAAAGAAGTTTTCTTAAAATTACCTATCATAGGTACTGAAGTATATGATGAAGCAAATGAAATTGATTTTTATGAAGATACTGAAATAAACGGCACACACATTGAAGAAGTGCTAGAAGGCATTCGCCAAAAAAATGATGTAGCGGATACTGATGTAATTGATGTATTCCCTATTCGTTTTATTGTGGATGGGGATAATGAAGTATCGGACCCTAAAGAATTGATTGCTAGACACTCATTAAGAGTTGAAGCAGGAGTTATTGCAATTCATAAATCTATCTTAATCAACATGATTAAATGTGTAGAATCATGTGGCGTAGATGTTTTAGATGTTTATTCAGATGCTTATAATTATGGCTCAATTCTTACAGCTACTGAAAAAGAATTAGGAGCATGTGTAATAGATATTGGTGAAGATTTAACTCAAATCGCCTTTTATGAACGTGGAGAATTAGTAGACGCTGATTCAATAGAATTAGCAGGTCGCGATATTACTGATGATATTGCTGAAGAACTAAATACTACATATGAAACGGCTGAAAAGATAAAACATCAATATGGTCATGCTTATGCTAACTCTGCATCAGATCAAGATGTATTTAGTGTAGATCAAGTAGACAGTGATGAATTAGTTGAATATACTCAGAAAGATTTAAGTGCTGTAATTGAGAGAACAATGCAAGATATCTTTGATGAGGTGTTTGATGTATTAGTTGACTTAGGGTTAACTAGAGTGAACGGTGGTTTCATTGTAACTGGCGGTTCTTCAAACTTATTAGGAGTTAAAGAATTACTTAATACGATGGTAAATGAAAAGATTAGAGTTCATACACCGTCACAAATGGGTATCAGAAAGCCAGAATTCACATCAGCTATTTCTACTATATCTAGTAGCATCACTTTTGATGAGTTGCTCGATTATGTTACAATGAGTTATCAAGATAATGATGAGTTTGAAGAAGAAGTTATTGAAGATAACGAGAGAGAACATACTTCTAAATCAGGTGGATTTGACTGGTTTAAACGTAAGTCAAATAAAAATGAAAATACTTATGAAGAAGACTACAACGAACCACATGAAAGAACAGATAAAGTAGACGACGATGATAAGTATGATAGCAATGAAAGTCATCACGATACGACAGAACATTATGATGATCAAGAGCAACCTCAAAAAGAAGAGGGCAAATTTAAAAAACTTATGAAATCTCTATTTGA
- the rsmH gene encoding 16S rRNA (cytosine(1402)-N(4))-methyltransferase RsmH — protein MFHHISVMLNETIDYLDIKEDGIYVDCTLGGAGHALYLLNQLNDDGRLIAIDQDTTALDNAKEVLKDHLHKVTFVHSNFRELTDILKNLNIEKVDGIYYDLGVSSPQLDVPERGFSYHHDAKLDMRMDQTQQLSAYEVVNQWPYEALVKIFYRYGEEKFSKQIARRIEAHREHQPIETTLELVDIIKEGIPAKARRKGGHPAKRVFQAIRIAVNDELSAFEDSIEQAIELVKVGGRISVITFHSLEDRLCKQMFQEYEKGPDVPRGLPIIPEAYTPKLKRVNRKPITATDTDLDENNRARSAKLRVAEILK, from the coding sequence GTGTTTCATCATATTAGCGTCATGCTTAACGAAACAATTGATTATTTAGACATCAAAGAAGATGGTATTTACGTAGACTGTACGCTTGGTGGCGCGGGTCATGCACTCTATTTATTAAATCAATTAAACGATGACGGTAGATTAATTGCGATTGATCAAGACACTACAGCATTAGATAATGCTAAAGAGGTATTGAAAGATCATCTACATAAAGTCACGTTCGTGCATAGTAATTTTAGAGAATTAACTGACATTTTAAAAAACTTAAACATTGAAAAGGTAGACGGGATTTATTATGACTTAGGCGTTTCTAGTCCACAATTGGATGTTCCAGAGCGAGGATTTAGTTATCATCATGATGCTAAACTTGATATGAGAATGGATCAAACGCAGCAACTTAGCGCATACGAAGTAGTCAATCAATGGCCATATGAAGCACTTGTTAAGATTTTTTATCGCTATGGTGAAGAGAAATTTTCTAAACAAATAGCGAGACGAATCGAAGCACATCGTGAACATCAGCCTATCGAAACTACATTAGAGCTAGTTGACATCATTAAAGAGGGCATTCCTGCTAAAGCTCGAAGAAAAGGTGGTCATCCTGCAAAACGTGTATTTCAAGCTATACGTATTGCTGTTAATGACGAATTATCTGCATTCGAAGATTCAATTGAGCAGGCAATCGAGCTTGTAAAAGTTGGAGGCAGAATTTCAGTAATCACTTTCCACTCTTTAGAAGACAGATTATGCAAACAAATGTTTCAAGAGTATGAAAAGGGTCCTGATGTGCCTAGAGGGTTACCAATTATTCCTGAAGCTTACACACCTAAACTCAAAAGAGTAAATCGTAAACCAATTACGGCAACGGATACAGATTTGGATGAAAATAACAGAGCGCGCAGTGCAAAATTACGTGTTGCAGAAATTTTAAAATAA
- the ftsL gene encoding cell division protein FtsL, whose translation MAVEEIYEPYEDVQHNSIPKQQPQSEPQTRTVTKKVVVQLTRFEKYLYITLVTAIAVIAIYMLSLKMDAYDTNGKIADLDSKIEQQSSENSAIQSEIKKSSSYQRIYDKAKAQGMSLNNDNVKVVRTNGEAKN comes from the coding sequence ATGGCTGTAGAAGAAATATATGAACCATATGAAGACGTCCAGCACAATAGTATACCGAAACAACAACCTCAATCGGAACCACAAACAAGAACAGTTACTAAGAAGGTTGTAGTTCAACTCACAAGATTTGAGAAATACTTATACATAACACTTGTTACTGCAATTGCAGTTATTGCTATTTATATGCTATCTTTAAAAATGGATGCGTATGATACGAATGGAAAGATTGCAGATTTAGACTCCAAAATTGAACAACAATCAAGTGAAAATAGCGCAATTCAATCTGAAATTAAGAAAAGTTCTTCTTACCAACGCATTTACGACAAGGCTAAAGCACAAGGTATGAGCCTAAATAACGACAATGTAAAGGTAGTGCGTACAAATGGCGAAGCGAAAAATTAA
- the mraY gene encoding phospho-N-acetylmuramoyl-pentapeptide-transferase, protein MLFILAVIALLITFILVPILIPTLKRMKFGQSIREEGPQSHMKKTGTPTMGGLTFLISIIITSIIAIFFVDNSNPIILLLFVTIGFGLIGFIDDYIIVVKKNNQGLTSKQKFLAQIAIAVVFFLLSDVFHLVEFSTNLNIPFTNISIPLSFAYVIFIVFWQVGFSNAVNLTDGLDGLATGLSIIGFTMYAIMSFVLDSPAIGAFCIIMIFALLGFLPYNLNPAKVFMGDTGSLALGGIFATISIMLNQELSLLLIGLVFVIETASVMLQVASYKLTKKRIFKMSPIHHHFELSGWGEWKVVTVFWTAGLISGLIGLWIGVH, encoded by the coding sequence ATGCTTTTTATACTTGCGGTTATCGCACTATTAATTACTTTTATCTTAGTACCTATTTTAATTCCAACGCTGAAGCGAATGAAATTTGGACAAAGCATTCGTGAAGAAGGTCCACAAAGCCATATGAAAAAAACAGGCACACCAACAATGGGTGGTTTGACTTTTCTAATTAGTATTATCATTACCTCAATTATTGCAATTTTCTTTGTAGATAATTCAAATCCAATCATTTTATTATTATTTGTAACAATTGGTTTTGGTTTAATAGGTTTTATTGATGATTACATCATCGTCGTTAAGAAAAATAACCAAGGTTTAACAAGTAAGCAGAAATTTCTAGCACAAATTGCAATTGCAGTTGTATTCTTTTTACTAAGTGATGTTTTCCATCTTGTAGAATTTTCAACTAATCTAAACATACCTTTTACAAATATTAGTATTCCATTATCTTTTGCATATGTGATTTTTATTGTTTTTTGGCAAGTTGGATTCTCAAATGCTGTGAATTTAACAGATGGTTTAGATGGCTTAGCAACAGGATTATCAATCATTGGTTTTACAATGTACGCCATTATGAGCTTTGTTTTAGATTCACCAGCAATTGGAGCATTTTGTATTATAATGATTTTTGCATTATTAGGATTTCTACCGTATAACCTTAATCCCGCAAAGGTATTTATGGGAGACACTGGTAGTTTAGCTTTAGGTGGAATTTTCGCAACAATTTCAATTATGCTAAATCAAGAATTATCATTGTTACTAATTGGGCTGGTATTTGTAATTGAAACAGCTTCAGTTATGTTGCAAGTTGCTTCATATAAACTTACAAAAAAACGTATCTTTAAGATGAGCCCGATTCATCATCACTTTGAATTAAGTGGTTGGGGAGAATGGAAAGTAGTGACAGTGTTCTGGACAGCAGGTTTAATTTCAGGATTAATCGGATTATGGATAGGAGTGCATTAG
- the mraZ gene encoding division/cell wall cluster transcriptional repressor MraZ — MFMGEYEHQLDAKGRMIIPSKFRYDLNERFIITRGLDKCLFGYTLEEWQQIEEKMKTLPMTKKDARKFMRMFFSGAIEVELDKQGRINIPQNLRKYASLTKECTVIGVSNRIEIWDRETWNDFYDESEESFEDIAEDLIDFDF, encoded by the coding sequence ATGTTCATGGGAGAATACGAACATCAACTTGATGCTAAAGGACGTATGATAATTCCATCTAAGTTTAGATATGACTTAAACGAACGTTTTATTATCACGCGAGGCCTTGATAAATGTTTATTCGGTTACACACTTGAAGAGTGGCAACAAATAGAAGAAAAAATGAAAACCTTACCTATGACAAAGAAAGACGCACGTAAGTTTATGCGTATGTTCTTCTCAGGTGCCATCGAAGTGGAATTGGATAAGCAAGGGCGTATTAACATTCCTCAAAATTTGAGGAAGTACGCTAGTTTAACTAAAGAATGTACAGTAATAGGTGTTTCAAATCGAATTGAAATTTGGGATAGAGAAACTTGGAATGATTTTTATGATGAATCTGAAGAGAGTTTCGAAGATATTGCTGAAGATTTAATAGATTTTGATTTTTAA
- a CDS encoding cell division protein FtsQ/DivIB — protein sequence MKDKRRKDNKVSSIQSLIEKRNRELNNEEHLSNHDANHKDKNKISTDDAQLYKINKPNETSKQQDQNQSIDEDNFNNQSNESEQLEQNEAIEQSNETSDENAQNVESTKTNDSHRLSTNSSENTYKLSIKDRVKEFNDNRKRKKHAKSTQFDHLSPQERKEQLRIQRRKRQKRIQYVIITFLVLLIILFLLYMFTPLSRISNIKISGNNNVSNSQVEKALDVKDNSRMYTYSKRKGIQNLKKNDLIKDVKIKKQLPNTLKVQITENQVVGVVKEKNKYVPIIEGNQELKNFDGNIAGSGPILEGFKGEEKSNMIKSLSKMSPEIRDMISEIKYAPKQNSPNRILLYMQDDMQVVGNIKTIANKIKYYPQMSQSLSKDDSGNLKTQGYIDLSVGASFIPYNENSSGDSKSDQNVRQKSQQETDAKDELQSALNKINEQSDSNN from the coding sequence GTGAAAGATAAACGACGTAAAGATAATAAGGTGAGCTCGATTCAAAGTCTTATTGAAAAAAGAAATCGAGAATTAAACAATGAAGAACACCTTTCAAATCATGATGCTAATCATAAGGATAAGAATAAAATTTCCACAGATGACGCTCAATTGTATAAAATTAATAAGCCTAATGAGACTTCTAAACAACAAGATCAAAATCAATCAATAGATGAAGATAACTTTAATAATCAATCCAATGAATCCGAACAATTGGAACAAAATGAAGCAATTGAACAATCTAATGAAACATCAGATGAAAATGCTCAAAACGTTGAAAGTACCAAAACGAATGATAGTCACAGACTCTCCACTAATTCTAGTGAAAACACATATAAGCTATCTATTAAAGATAGAGTTAAAGAGTTCAATGACAATCGTAAAAGAAAAAAACATGCCAAGAGTACACAATTTGATCATTTATCACCACAAGAGAGAAAAGAACAATTAAGAATTCAGCGAAGGAAGCGTCAAAAAAGAATTCAGTACGTTATCATTACATTTTTAGTATTATTAATAATTTTATTTTTACTCTACATGTTTACACCACTAAGTAGAATTTCTAATATTAAAATTAGTGGAAATAACAATGTGAGTAACAGTCAAGTTGAAAAAGCTTTGGATGTAAAAGATAATTCAAGAATGTATACGTATAGTAAACGTAAAGGTATTCAAAATCTGAAGAAGAATGATTTAATAAAAGACGTAAAAATTAAAAAGCAATTACCGAATACGTTAAAAGTGCAAATAACTGAAAATCAAGTTGTAGGTGTTGTTAAAGAAAAGAATAAATATGTGCCAATTATAGAAGGAAATCAAGAATTGAAAAACTTTGATGGTAATATTGCCGGAAGTGGACCTATTTTAGAAGGATTTAAAGGTGAAGAAAAAAGCAATATGATTAAATCTTTATCTAAGATGTCTCCAGAAATTAGAGATATGATTTCAGAAATTAAGTACGCACCTAAGCAAAATAGCCCTAATCGAATTCTTTTATATATGCAAGATGATATGCAAGTAGTTGGCAACATAAAAACGATTGCTAATAAAATTAAATATTATCCTCAAATGTCACAATCTTTATCAAAAGACGACTCTGGCAACTTGAAAACCCAAGGTTATATAGATTTATCTGTAGGTGCATCATTTATACCGTATAATGAAAACAGTAGCGGAGATTCAAAATCCGATCAAAATGTTCGTCAAAAATCACAACAAGAAACTGATGCAAAAGATGAGTTACAAAGCGCTTTAAATAAAATTAACGAACAATCAGATTCAAATAATTAA